In the genome of Doryrhamphus excisus isolate RoL2022-K1 chromosome 11, RoL_Dexc_1.0, whole genome shotgun sequence, the window GGCTGAACTGTTaatcagtgataagtgaatttccactagTAGGATTCCTTgattataaatgtagtatttttgtcgttaaagcataggaaacctgttaacgactttctaaatatggtcaTTAACTTTATGAGAGCCCCATTTGGGagtagccttttattgtagccagcgAAAAAGAAATAAGGCTGAACTGTTaatcagtgataagtgaatttccactagTAGGATTCCTTgattataaatgtagtatttttgtagttaaagcataggaaacctgttaacaactttctaaatatggtcattaactttattagagccccgtttgggagtagccttttattgtagccagcgAAAAAGAAATAAGGCTGAACTGTTaatcagtgataagtgaatttccgcaagtaggattccttgattataaatgtagtattttgtaGGTaaagcataggaaacctgttaaCAACTATCTAAATACGGTcattaactttattagagccccatttgggagtagccttttattgtagccagcgAAAAAGAAATAAGGCTGAACTGTTaatcagtgataagtgaatttccactagTAGGATTCCTTgattataaatgtagtatttttgtcgttaaagcataggaaacctgttaacaactttctaaatatggtcaTTAACTTTATGAGAGCCCCATTTGGGagtagccttttattgtagccagcgAAAAAGAAATAAGGCTGAACTAACCTGCGTCAGGGCCGAGCGTCAGCACTCCGAAGGGCTTCTTCTTCCTCCGCCAGCATGAAGccgagaccccccccccccccatgttccCGTATCGGAGCCGCGGGGTCCTGTTTCACCACAACCTTTTgccctttacacacacacacacacacacacacactgacagtcACAGTATAATACCgagtatatttactgtatatactgtattcttCCCTATTACACGCTTTTTATTACAAAGTCCCATGAATTTGATGTTATCccagaataaaatataatgcCACATAAATTATGACATCTTGCTGATTCCCTAATATTGATTAATTCCAAAAAGGAAAACTTTTCTtaggtttttctttctttgtctcAAGCTGCTGCGCCTCTTCTTAAGTCCTCTTTTTAACCAAAATCCTATTACAGACAAGATGTACACAAATTTAGTGCAgttattttcagatttttagaTTTTGACCTCGCTTATGAACCTATTAATGCTCATTttgggttgtggactcctgtagagcagttacacacaatgacccgcacagaaaactttctacatcatgcagaatctgcacctattccttggatttgtgcttcctgccaaaacagtctgtttcaatttattccttattccacccacggctcccccattggtcacacgcccaaactACGACTGCCCAAACTACAAATGAACgccactttctaatatagcgGGTAAAAGAGTTGAgaataattgaataaaatatttggagagctactggcagctcgtGGTCTACtgtttggagacccctgacttaccgtgtacgAACTCAAAGAGTACTCaaagagcactcattgtcggacacactttgtcagtatggaggaccaaaactgccaaaataataaataaataaataaataaaagtggaaataaaaacaaaaatgaaaaaaaaaattaaatacaaaaataaatataaatggaaatgaaaacaaaaataaaaaaatatatacataaataaataaataaacgcaaaaataaatacaaaaataaaaaacaagattcaaaaatttaaaataaatacaaaaaaaatgtagaaataaatacaaaaataaatatataaataaacggccacagcaagaggaagtatacagggagaaaagtatacatttaccgggacaataatggcggggtccaccaggaagtcggtgtccgagctggagattgcagccatatttaccgccattgagagtggtgtggtgacttcctcttgctgtggccgtttgcaggcatacctagtcgattttcgcactcacgtgtcgatcaaccaataggcgaacagttcaacccaagacacacttaggaccgccccctcatttgaatagtttttccttctgcatttcaagctgacattgtctgctgcatgaaataaatacatatgagagcagagtgctttttttatttattgatatgtaattctatttatatatttatttttgtatttatttctacatttatttttgtatttatttttgcttttatattttatatatttatttattcatttattattttggcagttttggtcctccatatgtCAGAGGCACCGTTGGCAAGATTTTACTTTCtattcatataaaaaatacaaagtaaaatatttgtcttattaTATTTTGGAACCTTTGATAATAGTAACGAAATATACCAGCAGATTCAACAAaaactttaatttttattatcaagtgtaaaaaataattgcattgaatatgaataaataaaagagTTAGAGTTGATTTTTTTGgagttgacattatttttctttagtgtgtattttttttttgttgttgtattttttaaatcatataaaCGTGCCTGCTATTAGCTGTATCAAAGTGGGTCCCCACTTAATGACCATAGGATAACGTGTGACCCAGGATGAGAACCCCTAGCATAATGACTAAGCAATAATGTAGGTGATTCAACGTAAATGTGTAAAATAGTTACAATTTCATGGCGTGTGCCCCTGTCATAAAATGACTAAGCATGACACGACAATATAAATATGTGTGTCGAGTGCAAAAGGGGACGACTGCAGTTACCTTCAAGTCATCGTCATAAAGAACGAAaagactttattttgaaaatgcagATTAAAATAGCAACACAAATATTTTGGAGTGATTTTAAACGTCACATTATAAACACAGTGCTGCGTTCACGTTTTTATTGAGTAAACAATCAGCACATTAGATGAGCTACACAGACCGGACGTGTGAGTGTGCTATTTTCCCACTGCACACGGTACTCGAAGGCAGCACGGTACAATGGCCTGTTGTTTTTTGCTCACGAGCGTTTCTGGGAAGCTGCCGCGTGCAAAGGGGGCGGGGAAAGTAGCGCACGAGGGGACCGTGTGCATCGCTATTTCACGAGGACaatactattaaaaaatataacctTAAAATAGACTAAATTAGCTTGGAAATTAATTTCTTGAAGCATTTAATAGTGAGTTAAGATCCATCTGAGGACCTACAAGTGCATGTATCGCCATATAGAGTAGCTAATTTACGAATAAACaccgtttgtttgtttttttttaaccggaAATGGGCTTACGTAATGTTTACAACACATGTCATGGTCAAATTCTGGCTGCGGGGGTAAAATTAAGGTCGTGTGCACAAACTCTTTTTAATTATCATCCGCTCGGACGCACTTTGCACACGACGCAGCTGCCATCTGCGCTATAAAAGCGCAGCATCTCCTTCACcagtcacaacaacaacaacgacctTCACCAGGTGAAAACGCTCAACTGCTGCCTTCTTTGAGGAAACATCAAACCCCCCCATCCAGCCAACGACATGGATCCTTGCGACTGCTCCAAGAGTgagttttgttgtcttttatttatttttgcgtttgtatcatttaaatgtgactgtaTTTTTACGTTTTGTGCAGCTGGAACCTGCAACTGCGGTGCTTCATGCTCCTGCACTAATTGTTCCTGCACCACCTGCAAGAAGAGTAAGTCTAATCAGTTCCCTTTTTGTTTCACATGTGGTTCTTAAATGCCACACCAAAGCAGTTCAATTGCAATGAAgccaaactctttttttttttttgagacagaagtaaatgtttttttttatttgattctaATGCAGGCTGTTGCCCCTGCTGCCCATCCGGATGCAGCAAGTGTGCATCAGGCTGCGTGTGCAAAGGGAAGACTTGTGACAAGGGCTGCTGCCAGTGAAGAGCATGCAAACTttgctgtccccccccccccccccccccccagggatggatccccccctttttgttttgatttccaTGTCTTTGCTACATAgtgatttttgtatttgttctatactgaaataaatgtttcctTAATGTCAACTAATTTGTGTGCATTTGTCAAGTTGATTACAATGGGGTCATTCACAACAGACGAAATGGCTACATTTATTGTCAACAGATTCTCCATAAGTGTTAAAAGCTAATATGTTGAGGTCATGTAACTTAATTAAAACTTAAACTTAATTAAAACGATGAATTTATCAATTAGATACATTTATAAAAACGACATTTAAGGTTATATGGACATATATTTTAGCTAAGCATTGAGTAGTTTGGattaaatgtcattaaatgACAACCCAGAAGCACAGCTTCATCCTGAAATTTAGTTACTGGAAGAGGAATCGAGCCACTAAAAGCTAattcgatttttcgcccttgtagtaattacatttaatttactttaagcTAACATTTTCAAACTCTTAATAGTGTGTCCCGAGCGGAACGTTCGAGCTTTACTTTTGTTCCGCATCGGACACATTACAATGGCGGATACAGGAAGTACATGCCACAGTTTCTAATGTGTTCACTTATCTTCGACGTAACGCAGTGACGACTAAACTGTGAGGGTAAATACTAATTTAACGggatttaaataaatttaatgtaATCGCCTAGTCGGTAAACATGCCGAAAGTCGTGTCTAGAAGCGTCGTGTGCTCGGACACCCGAGACCGAGAAGAGTACGACGACGGAGAGAAGCCTCTTCATGTTTACTACTGCTTATGCGGACAGATGGTGTTGGTTCTGGATTGCCAG includes:
- the mt2 gene encoding metallothionein-2, translated to MDPCDCSKTGTCNCGASCSCTNCSCTTCKKSCCPCCPSGCSKCASGCVCKGKTCDKGCCQ